A stretch of Aerococcus urinaehominis DNA encodes these proteins:
- a CDS encoding DUF896 domain-containing protein, with the protein MQDLIKRINELAAKNKAGTITEEEKKERAELRAQYLKEFRGSLDSVLLNATVIDPEGNDVTPKKLKEKQARMKLQANMQDIDDKLNNKN; encoded by the coding sequence ATGCAAGATTTAATCAAACGCATCAACGAACTAGCTGCAAAGAACAAGGCTGGGACAATTACTGAAGAAGAGAAAAAAGAAAGGGCAGAACTCAGAGCCCAATACCTAAAAGAATTTCGCGGTAGCTTAGACTCTGTACTACTAAATGCCACTGTCATTGATCCAGAGGGTAACGATGTGACCCCTAAAAAACTAAAAGAAAAACAAGCTCGGATGAAATTACAGGCTAACATGCAAGACATCGACGATAAATTAAATAACAAAAATTAA